Proteins encoded within one genomic window of Chroicocephalus ridibundus chromosome 7, bChrRid1.1, whole genome shotgun sequence:
- the LOC134518478 gene encoding uncharacterized protein LOC134518478 — translation MRSPWEYFCSLTLASGISPGYPSPSCCDSSPPSFPTTAFAFLTPASLPPTCWHFHRCQSSGRIACGIGHGSSSVKERGRCTCPDGCVCVTTPENPPCFCCCRCGCQQNPHQSSGEMPAFPHRRRCPSGAGSVLCHVWVCLATSVLCCHLSVVPGVSVVPGISRVLCGSVPARGSFSQGSYPQAGTCVEDFPSCALAFCPRRGPLGAAGWDGSCPSSQLPWAVTLWTRSCLVWAISPVSAAGLALACCGGQPQSRSRVLSPLSGFFLESFASQKNASAGSSTGKTLPKAGKGLLCIVPGTCLVLGGDSSLSFPR, via the coding sequence ATGAGAAGCCCATGGGAGTATTTTTGCTCTTTGACTCTGGCGTCTGGGATCTCTCCAGGTTACCCATCGCCTTCGTGCTGtgactcctctcctccttctttcccaacaacagcatttgcttttcttactCCTGCCTCTCTTCCTCCAACATGTTGGCATTTTCACCGCTGTCAGTCCAGCGGAAGGATTGCCTGTGGTATCGGCCATGGTAGTTCATCCGTAAAGGAGCGGGGACGTTGCACTTGTCCAGATGGGTGTGTCTGTGTTACGACGCCAGAAAATCCtccttgcttctgctgctgccgctgTGGCTGTCAGCAGAATCCCCATCAGTCAAGCGGGGAGATGCCTGCCTTTCCGCACCGTCGCCGGTGTcccagcggggctggcagcgtGCTGTGTCACGTCTGGGTTTGCCTGGCCACATCAGTCCTGTGCTGTCACCTCTCTGTCGTTCCTGGGGTGTCTGTCGTTCCTGGGATCTCCCGAGTTTTGTGTGGCTCGGTGCCTGCACGGGGATCCTTCTCCCAAGGGTCCTACCCTCAGGCTGGGACGTGTGTTGAGGACTTCCCCTCATGTGCGTTAGCTTTCTGTCCCAGGCGTGGGCCCTTGGGTGCCGCAGGTTGGGATGGCTCTTGCCCCAGTTCTCAGCTCCCTTGGGCTGTGACTCTCTGGACCAGGTCTTGCCTTGTTTGGGCCATTTCTCCAGTTTCTGCAGCGGGGCTTGCCTTGGCTTGCTGCGGGGGACAGCCACAATCTCGCTCCAGAGTCTTGAGtcctctttcaggtttttttttggagAGTTTTGCCAGCCAGAAAAATGCCTCTGCAGGCTCCAGCACTGGAAAGACCCTTCCTAAAGCAGGGAAAGGGCTGCTTTGTATCGTTCCGGGCACCTGCCTTGTTTTAGGAGGTgactcttctctctccttccctcgtTAG
- the ORAI2 gene encoding protein orai-2: MSAELNVPVDPSTPACCSEPGTKGMDYRDWVRRSYLELVTSNHHSVQALSWRKLYLSRAKLKASSRTSALLSGFAMVAMVEVQLEVQYKYPQMLLIAFSACTTVLVAVHLFALLISTCILPNVEAVSNIHNLNSISESPHERMHPYIELAWGFSTVLGILLFLAEVVLLCWIKFLPVGSILKNETTNVEKPSGHAGWQSALVSTIIMVPVGLIFVVFTIHFYRSLVRHKTERHNREIEELHKLKVQLDGHDRGMQVV, encoded by the exons ATGAGTGCTGAATTAAACGTGCCGGTGGATCCTTCCACTCCTGCTTGCTGCTCTGAACCTGGCACCAAAGGCATGGATTATCGGGACTGGGTGCGGCGCAGCTATCTGGAATTGGTCACATCAAACCACCACTCCGTTCAAGCCCTTTCGTGGAGAAAACTGTACCTGAGCCGAGCCAAACTGAAAGCTTCCAGCAgaacctctgctctgctctccggATTTGCAATG GTTGCCATGGTGGAGGTGCAGCTGGAGGTGCAGTACAAGTACCCCCAGATGCTGCTGATCGCTTTCAGTGCCTGCACAACGGTGCTCGTGGCAGTCCATCTCTTTGCCCTTCTCATCAGCACCTGCATCCTGCCTAACGTGGAAGCAGTGAGCAACATCCACAACCTGAACTCCATCAGCGAGTCCCCCCACGAGCGCATGCACCCCTACATCGAGCTGGCGTGGGGCTTCTCCACCGTCTTGGGGATCCTCCTTTTCCTTGCAGAAGTCGTGCTTCTGTGCTGGATAAAATTTCTGCCTGTGGGCTCCATCCTGAAAAATGAGACCACCAACGTCGAGAAGCCCAGCGGCCACGCGGGTTGGCAGTCGGCGCTGGTCTCCACCATCATCATGGTCCCAGTGGGTCTGATTTTTGTCGTCTTCACCATTCACTTCTACCGCTCTTTGGTGCGGCACAAAACGGAGCGCCACAACCGAGAGATCGAAGAGCTTCACAAACTGAAAGTGCAGTTAGACGGGCATGACAGAGGCATGCAGGTAGTGtga